One window of Pyrus communis chromosome 12, drPyrComm1.1, whole genome shotgun sequence genomic DNA carries:
- the LOC137711132 gene encoding uncharacterized protein has translation MNCSKTVVFIWLLYALLFYALFQMALRNSDSSRNYTSASDSAISNKERRSALYDQMGRDLAEHGPVFLKHGGQTSQSLSLSDIFTIRDGSVAPVLKAANPPVRANVLYLSTQYSLPILKALKPILDPYFDEAIWFQNSSLYHFSMFHASHHISPVPATPDEIEAEAASVRNTADGLCPLKIVLDRVVLTSTGVLLGCWQVTSGSDPVTIREKLRTALPHAPEKQLYDAAILHTSFARLLGHPKASSTVLSNTSEQVHFFQELVNRLNNELQGFEAVVSELWYVEEFDVLALALNGRMKVRKFQLGCSRS, from the exons ATGAATTGCTCCAAGACCGTAGTTTTCATCTGGCTCCTCTACGCCTTGCTCTTCTACGCTCTCTTCCAAATGGCCCTCCGGAACTCCGACTCCTCACGCAATTACACCTCTGCCTCCG ATTCTGCAATTTCGAACAAGGAGCGGAGATCGGCATTGTACGATCAGATGGGTCGGGATTTGGCTGAGCACGGACCGGTTTTTCTCAAACACGGCGGCCAGACCTCCCAGTCTCTGTCCCTTTCTGATATTTTTACTATCAGGGATGGATCTGTAGCACCTGTACTTAAg GCAGCAAATCCTCCTGTTCGTGCTAATGTGTTGTATCTGAGCACACAGTACTCGCTTCCGATTTT GAAGGCGCTCAAACCTATACTCGATCCTTACTTTGACGAAG CGATCTGGTTTCAGAACTCAAGTTTATATCATTTTAGTATGTTTCATGCCTCGCATCATATTTCACCTGTTCCTGCTACTCCAGATGAG ATTGAAGCTGAAGCAGCTTCCGTTAGGAATACTGCAGACGGTCTCTGCCCTTTGAAAATTGTCTTGGACAGGGTGGTCTTAACTTCAACGGGTGTGCTTCTTGGGTGCTGGCAG GTAACCTCTGGATCAGATCCTGTAACCATTCGAGAAAAATTGAGGACCGCGCTTCCACATGCACCAGAAAAGCAACTT TATGATGCTGCCATTCTTCATACTTCATTTGCAAGGCTTCTTGGTCACCCCAAAGCATCATCCACG GTGCTATCTAATACTTCAGAACAAGTCCACTTCTTCCAAGAGCTTGTTAATCGTCTAAACAATGAACTCCAAGGATTTGAG GCTGTGGTATCTGAGCTCTGGTATGTCGAGGAATTTGACGTTTTGGCTCTGGCATTGAACGGAAGAATGAAGGTTCGCAAGTTTCAACTTGGCTGCTCAAGAAGTTGA
- the LOC137711202 gene encoding transcription factor bHLH47 — MGSQDPVPAAGKGNVATEASVRKACPGIKKQGKIPKRIHKSERERKKRECFNEHFLELADALELNQQNSGKASILSEATRLLKDLFGQIECLQKENASLLSESNYMTLEKNELRDDNSALETQIEKLQSEIQERVAQSKPVLNAPPCTELRPEVASHFTGNCIGFPTQEPGLQQPPAVFVMPVGPDLQAYPQPDVAHLTSNTTSHVSKPHARYPTSVDSWPSQLLGEKPTAGKGFRQIRENDPSIM, encoded by the exons ATGGGTTCCCAGGATCCTGTGCCGGCAGCTGGCAAGGGTAATGTTGCAACGGAGGCATCAGTGCGCAA GGCTTGTCCTGGAATAAAGAAACAGGGGAAAATTCCGAAAAGAATCCACAAGTctgagagggagagaaagaagcGTGAGTGTTTTAACGAGCATTTTTTGGAGCTGGCTGATGCTCTTG AACTGAATCAGCAGAACAGTGGAAAGGCCTCTATACTAAGTGAAGCTACTCGACTGTTGAAGGACTTGTTTGGTCAGATTGAATGCTTACAGAAGGAAAATGCATCCCTGTTGTCTGAATCAAATTAT ATGACCCTTGAGAAAAATGAGCTGAGAGACGATAATTCTGCCTTAGAAACTCAGATCGAGAAATTGCAAAGTGAGATACAAGAGAGGGTGGCACAGTCTAAACCGGTTCTAAATGCACCACCTTGCACAGAATTGAGACCAGAAGTTGCCTCCCATTTTACCGGAAATTGCATCGGATTTCCCACTCAAGAACCCGGCTTGCAGCAACCACCTGCTGTCTTTGTTATGCCCGTCGGCCCTGATCTCCAAGCTTATCCACAGCCGGATGTCGCCCACCTCACATCTAACACCACCTCACATGTGAGCAAACCGCATGCTAGGTATCCAACCTCGGTGGATTCTTGGCCGTCCCAACTTCTCGGTGAGAAACCAACCGCAGGCAAAGGGTTTCGACAAATCCGGGAAAACGACCCTAGTATAATGTAA